In Humulus lupulus chromosome 7, drHumLupu1.1, whole genome shotgun sequence, the following are encoded in one genomic region:
- the LOC133792147 gene encoding calcium-dependent protein kinase 17-like, which produces MIKHSLEVEGLLDAVDIVGTGCDGANTVKISTGASILAAACGTKIAKQGNRLSSSACGSADVLEELGIVIDLEPEAYVDNSGTIDYGEFVAATLHLNKIEREDHLFATFSYFDKDGSGYITQDELQHACEEFGVEDVRLEEIMQEVDQDNYLMLNWSTVKSASSY; this is translated from the exons ATGATCAAGCATAGTTTAGAAGTAGAGGGCTTACTTGATGCAGTGGACATTGTTGGAACAGGTTGTGATGGAGCAAACACAGTTAAAATTTCGACTGGAGCTTCAATACTTGCTGCAGCTTGTGGTACCAAAATTGCAAAG CAAGGAAATCGTTTAAGTTCTTCTGCATGTGGAAGTGCCGATGTATTAGAAGAGTTGGGCATAGTTATCGACCTGGAACCTGAG GCATATGTAGATAACAGTGGAACAATTGATTATGGAGAGTTTGTAGCAGCCACTTTGCATTTAAACAAAATTGAGAGAGAAGATCATTTGTTCGCAACATTTTCCTACTTCGATAAAGATGGAAGTGGCTACATTACTCAAGACGAGCTTCAACACGCTTGCGAGGAGTTTGGTGTAGAGGACGTTCGGCTAGAAGAAATTATGCAAGAAGTTGATCAGGATAAT TATTTGATGTTGAATTGGTCCACTGTTAAGAGTGCAAGTTCTTACTGA